A single Sorex araneus isolate mSorAra2 chromosome 8, mSorAra2.pri, whole genome shotgun sequence DNA region contains:
- the NLRP9 gene encoding LOW QUALITY PROTEIN: NACHT, LRR and PYD domains-containing protein 9 (The sequence of the model RefSeq protein was modified relative to this genomic sequence to represent the inferred CDS: inserted 3 bases in 3 codons; deleted 3 bases in 2 codons), which produces MAEYFFKLGLLCYLQELREEELKELLQQASLELSLQPIPWYELRKADKEDLARLLXHYPGSTAWELLLSLFLQVQRNDLWAKAQAEMQSPSDPYRAHMQESLRRVWTVDSQLPVPNRFYRETTKSEYHTLVALCSEPALQEQLAMVILGGPEGMGKTTLLRRLMLDWAEGSNWQDRFAFIFLVNCWDLNQVPETSVKELLAHNWPSTAQXLEAVLQQPERILVXGLDLVKFDVEGQGSGFGHWQQRAAPGTVLGSLLQGRVLPEAVLLVALDCREEDVQKGSFQGRSAAHVMLSGFRGSACKQYLGHFFCNSLPGLRGERAGAEAALRHPAGRQRGTTQNLERLCGLGALAAEGAWAGVFTFGPVQLAQHRLSDAELLEASLGAACGVLARVAVFLTRAQVMAGLRDSAECHVARRPGNLHELFSCLYQTQDQDFVGKMMDLFPDLTLTLRGTESLLLTSFSRQSESVPRTEEGPRERRLSAWREFCLVFTNCSSFSTLQLDCSTLDAASLVILYEALACQACKLQWLVCSSIPQLGQDSSFFKLLPHSPRLTHLSLYGSCLSRVEVQQLCSTLRHPHCSVQELMLGKCNILKEHCRDVASVLKTNKHFKVLSMVENPILDEGVRTLCIGLMHPNCTLEQLLLMSCSLSSVSCDHISQVLLCNRSLTLLDLSSNHLGDSGALSLCQALYPNSSIHQLWLVGCHLSAGCCRQLSSLFTGDKLRALKLGGNVLEDAGVQVLCATLKHPNCKVETLGLDLCQLSSACCTDLASALTSCQSLRSLNLDGIRLDPSGTSLCAALSNTSCSLQVLGCREQLLGLPPPMLIFETGMGCIAPLQQCPAS; this is translated from the exons ATGGCCGAGTACTTCTTCAAGCTGGGCTTGCTGTGCTACCTGCAGGAGCTGAGGGAGGAAGAGCTGAAGGAGCTGCTGCAGCAGGCCTCCCTGGAGCTGAGCCTCCAGCCCATCCCCTGGTATGAGCTCAGGAAGGCCGACAAAGAGGACCTGGCCAGGCTGC ACCACTACCCcgggagcactgcctgggagctgCTGCTAAGCCTGTTCCTGCAGGTCCAGCGCAATGACCTCTGGGCCAAGGCTCAGGCTGAGATGCAGA GTCCAAGCGACCCCTACCGGGCCCACATGCAGGAGAGCCTCCGCCGAGTGTGGACTGTGGACTCTCAGCTGCCCGTGCCTAACCGCTTCTACCGAGAGACCACGAAGAGCGAGTACCACACTCTGGTGGCCCTGTGCTCCGAGCCTGCCCTGCAGGAGCAGCTCGCCATGGTGATCCTGGGCGGCCCGGAAGGCATGGGCAAGACCACGCTGCTGAGGAGGCTGATGCTGGACTGGGCGGAGGGCAGCAACTGGCAGGACCGCTTTGCCTTCATCTTCCTTGTCAACTGCTGGGACCTTAACCAGGTGCCCGAGACCAGCGTGAAGGAACTTTTGGCCCACAACTGGCCCAGCACAGCAC CCCTGGAGGCCGTGCTCCAACAGCCAGAGCGAATCCTGG GTGGTCTGGATCTCGTCAAGTTCGATGtggaggggcagggcagtggcTTCGGGCACTGGCAGCAGCGGGCGGCGCCAGGCACGGTGCTGGGCAGCCTGCTGCAGGGTCGCGTGCTGCCGGAGGCTGTGCTGCTGGTGGCCCTGGACTGCAGGGAGGAGGACGTCCAGAAGGGCTCCTTCCAGGGCCGGAGTGCCGCCCACGTCATGCTGAGTGGCTTCCGAGGGTCAGCGTGCAAACAGTACTTGGGCCACTTCTTCTGCAACTCCCTCCCTGGCCTACGTGGAGAGCGAGCCGGGGCTGAGGCGGCGCTACGGCACCCCGCTGGG CGCCAACGGGGAACAACGCAGAATCTGGAGCGTCTCTGCGGCCTGGGCGCCCTGGCCGCTGAGGGTGCATGGGCCGGCGTCTTTACCTTCGGGCCCGTGCAGCTGGCCCAGCACCGGCTGTCGGATGCCGAG TTGCTGGAGGCCTCGCTGGGCGCGGCCTGTGGTGTCCTGGCGCGCGTTGCCGTCTTCCTG ACCCGGGCCCAGGTGATGGCTGGCCTGCGGGACTCTGCCGAGTGCCACGTGGCCCGGCGCCCCGGGAACCTGCACGAGCTGTTCAGCTGCCTGTACCAAACGCAGGACCAGGACTTTGTGGGCAAGATGATGGACCTGTTCCCCGACCTGACCTTGACTCTGCGCGGCACCGAGTCGCTCCTCCTCACCTCCTTCT CCCGGCAGAGTGAGTCTGTGCCTCGGACCGAGGAGGGGCCACG CGAGAGAAGGCTGTCGGCGTGGCGGGAATTCTGCCTGGTGTTCACCAACTGTTCCAGCTTCTCCACGCTGCAACTGGACTGCTCCACACTGGATGCAGCGTCCCTGGTGATTCTCTATGAAGCACTGGCTTGCCAGGCCTGCAAGCTTCAGTGGCTGGT GTGCTCGTCCATACCTCAGCTGGGCCAGGACTCCAGCTTCTTCAAGCTCCTGCCCCACAGCCCTCGCCTGACACACCTCAGCCTCTACGGCTCCTGCCTGTCCCGGGTGGAGGTGCAGCAGCTGTGTTCCACCCTCAGGCACCCTCACTGCAGCGTCCAGGAGCTGAT GCTGGGGAAGTGCAACATCCTGAAGGAGCACTGCAGGGATGTGGCCTCAGTGCTCAAGACCAACAAGCACTTTAAGGTGCTGTCCATGGTGGAGAACCCCATCCTGGATGAAGGTGTGAGG ACCTTGTGCATCGGCCTCATGCACCCCAACTGTACCTTGGAGCAGCTGCT GCTGATGAGCTGCTCCCTGTCATCTGTCTCCTGTGACCACATCTCCCAGGTGCTGCTGTGCAACAGGTCCCTGACCCTTCTAGACCTGAGCTCCAACCACCTGGGGGACAGCGGGGCGCTGTCTCTGTGCCAAGCCCTGTACCCGAACAGCAGCATTCACCAGCTATG GCTGGTGGGCTGCCACCTCAGTGCCGGCTGCTGCAGGCAGCTCTCCTCACTGTTCACTGGTGACAAGCTGAGGGCCCTGAAGCTG GGGGGGAACGTCCTGGAGGACGCAGGTGTCCAGGTTCTGTGTGCCACCCTGAAGCACCCCAACTGCAAAGTGGAGACCCTGGG GCTGGACTTGTGCCAGCTCAGTTCTGCCTGCTGCACGGACCTGGCCTCTGCCCTCACCTCCTGCCAGTCACTGCGGAGCCTGAATCTGGATGGCATCAGACTGGACCCCAGTGGGACCAGTCTGTGTGctgccctgagcaataccagcTGTAGCCTGCAGGTTCTGGG ATGCCGAGAGCAGCTGCTGGGCTTGCCCCCACCCATGCTTATCTTTGAGACAGGCATGGGTTGCATTGCTCCGTTGCAGCAGTGCCCTGCCTCCTGA